A genomic window from Triticum urartu cultivar G1812 chromosome 7, Tu2.1, whole genome shotgun sequence includes:
- the LOC125525326 gene encoding calcium uniporter protein 5, mitochondrial-like has protein sequence MWRAAASRLLIPRPSSPAGATAACTVWNLRRLTPLRPEPRPAEAEFTPAEARRMVRLVGLEVLKRRLRSREDVVVPYAEFLDACVDTGAAPTRRQAEALAGAMDQSGSVVLFRGMVYLHPEKIVDLVRSAVPPVLEIENDARREEFELLKKKKGEIDRQACKQVRRILWSGFWFVQATVGLCFRFTFWEFTWDVVAPITFFVAGAHLLSGYAYFLITSRNLSYRTYMERLFKLRRRRLCTKYGFDMEKCLEMERHMRCPLGGDYSQAATKAIFGEIERRMQDEVISHGEPLGALMESGLVPTEAEALVQKMDEMSLVLLVRGKTYLNHKKIADLIRRAMPFALAPEDDVRKDEFRQLQTRMQEINGMAHRHAVRILCFGFASFILQFALFFHLTFWEFSWSIMEPLAYFLAGLQLIFCYGYFLRTASNPTLQDFKRRLFLARRRKLCAKLSFDMDRYLNLQKHSRVPPEGDY, from the exons ATGTGGCGAGCGGCCGCCTCCCGCCTCCTCATCCCCCGGCCGTCCTCTCCGGCAGGCGCTACAGCGGCATGTACTGTGTGGAACCTCCGCCGTCTCACACCGTTGAGGCCGGAGCCGCGCCCAGCAGAGGCTGAGTTCACGCCGGCGGAAGCTCGGCGAATGGTGCGGCTTGTTGGACTCGAGGTGCTCAAGAGGCGGCTGCGGAGCCGGGAGGACGTGGTGGTACCATACGCCGAGTTCCTAGACGCGTGCGTGGATACCGGCGCGGCCCCGACGCGCCGCCAGGCGGAGGCACTCGCGGGGGCGATGGACCAGTCCGGCAGCGTGGTGCTCTTCCGGGGAATGGTCTACCTCCATCCCGAGAAG ATAGTAGACCTGGTTAGAAGCGCAGTGCCGCCTGTGCTCGAGATAGAGAATGATGCGAGAAGGGAAGAGTTTGAGCTACTGAAGAAAAAGAAAGGAGAGATCGACCGGCAGGCGTGCAAGCAAGTGAGGCGAATCCTCTGGTCTGGCTTCTGGTTCGTGCAAGCCACGGTCGGCCTCTGCTTCCGCTTCACATTCTGGGAGTTCACGTGGGACGTTGTAGCGCCGATCACCTTCTTCGTGGCCGGCGCCCACCTGCTTTCCGGCTACGCCTATTTCCTCATCACCTCGCGCAACCTGTCATATCGAACCTACATGGAGAGGCTGTTTAAATTAAGGAGGAGAAGGCTTTGCACGAAGTATGGTTTTGACATGGAGAAGTGCCTGGAGATGGAGAGGCACATGAGGTGTCCTCTGGGAGGTGATTATTCTCAAG CTGCTACCAAAGCGATCTTCGGAGAAATCGAGCGACGGATGCAGGACGAGGTGATCAGCCATGGCGAGCCTCTCGGTGCGCTGATGGAGAGTGGCCTCGTGCCCACAGAGGCGGAGGCACTCGTGCAGAAGATGGACGAAATGAGCTTGGTGCTGCTCGTCAGGGGAAAGACCTACCTCAACCACAAGAAG ATTGCGGACCTTATCAGAAGGGCCATGCCGTTTGCGCTCGCCCCAGAGGACGACGTGAGAAAAGACGAATTCAGACAACTTCAGACGAGGATGCAAGAGATCAACGGCATGGCGCACAGGCACGCCGTGCGGATTCTATGTTTTGGCTTCGCATCATTCATACTCCAGTTTGCCCTCTTCTTCCACCTTACGTTCTGGGAGTTCTCTTGGAGTATCATGGAGCCGCTCGCCTACTTCTTGGCCGGACTCCAGCTGATTTTCTGCTACGGCTATTTCCTGCGTACCGCGAGCAATCCGACGTTACAGGACTTCAAGCGTAGGCTGTTCTTGGCAAGGAGGAGAAAGCTATGTGCAAAGCTTAGTTTTGATATGGACAGGTACCTGAATTTGCAGAAACACTCTAGGGTTCCTCCTGAAGGTGATTATTGA